The Blautia pseudococcoides genome segment CTGCTTTGGTGCAGAAAAGGCAGGAACGCAGACGGGGAGAACTTTCAGAAAGATGAGGTAAAAATATGAAGAGAAGATTAGCAGCCCTTACACTGTGTTTTGCAATGGCAGCTTCCATGCTTGCCGGATGCGGCGAGAAAGAGGAAGATGACAACAAGGAACTGGTCCTCTACACCTGGGAGGGCCTTTTCCCCCAGGAGGTCCTGGATGGTTTCGAGGAAGAGACAGGGATCAAAATTATAAGCTCCAACTTTGATACAAATGAAACCATGCTGGAAAAAATCCAGCAGACAGACGGAAAAGACTATGATATTGTTGTGGGTGATGACTACATTATTGAGCAGATCGTGAAAAACGGTCTGGCTAAAAAGCTGGACACATCACAAATCGGTAATTTTAAAAATATCAATCCCCTGTACCAGAGCCAGTTCTATGATCCGGACAATGAATATACCATTCCTCACGGAGCAGGCATTCCTCTGATCGTATACGACCCGGAACAGATAGACTTTGAGATCAAGGGATACGAGGATTTGTGGAATCCCAAACTGGAAGATAAGATCGCCATGATCGGCAGCTATCGTGCTGTCAATGGGTTTGTACTTCAGACCATGGGAAAATCCATGAATGAGGAAGACGTACAG includes the following:
- a CDS encoding ABC transporter substrate-binding protein — its product is MKRRLAALTLCFAMAASMLAGCGEKEEDDNKELVLYTWEGLFPQEVLDGFEEETGIKIISSNFDTNETMLEKIQQTDGKDYDIVVGDDYIIEQIVKNGLAKKLDTSQIGNFKNINPLYQSQFYDPDNEYTIPHGAGIPLIVYDPEQIDFEIKGYEDLWNPKLEDKIAMIGSYRAVNGFVLQTMGKSMNEEDVQVIEQAGEKLKELAPNIRMIQDSDTQNALLNGEAGVAYLYTSQVTAALAENPDLKVVYPEEGLGFGIMNLFVPKNAPDELNAYKFLDYILEPEVAAKCFDALGYYCTTRAADDLVNPNLVVPDSVTKGEIVQNVSGEANEAYEKNWTEFKAACD